AAAATTAATATTTCAAGAGCATAGCTATATATGTTACTTTTTGTGATCGGTATTTCGTGAACCTGTTTTCTGGTTAAAACTTATCCAGTCCAACGATAGAGCTGCTTTTTTATCAGCATCTTTATACACTAAGAATATGTCCGTTTTGCCTTTTGGCGGATTGATATTACAGGATAAGATCTGATATTGATTTGGGCTTTTACTTTTATTTGCAACGGATTTTATTGTTCCGATCAAGGGACCGCTTATGCTACCAGTACGTACTTCCAATTTACCTTTTGGCGAGAGACCGGCTAATTGTGCAGTAAACTGTTTGCCGCTGCTGGTCATGTCCACATTTGCAAAACGAATCCAGCCGCCGTTATGCATTCCGGCAAGTTCAAAGCCACCATCAGCAGAGGATTGTTTACGGGTAAGGCTGTCTTTTTCATAAAACCATTCGGCTTCTATTTTAGGCCAACCTGCATCATACTGTCCAACTCCGTTAGCAAAGTGCTTGTCCAGAAAGTCGGTGTCAGTTACAAGACGCCCCTGATCATCGAAATGGCAATAGGTAATAATCGTTGATCTGAATTTGTAACCTTGTTTAAGGTAATAGCACCATGCATGGTAAAATTGTCCTTTCCACCAGAAAAAACTGCTGTGGGCCAATACACCTAAATGATGACCTTTTCCAGTAGATCCGGCTCCAGTATAAGGCCCATATATGTTTTTGGATACCGCATATTCCGTTCCCCAGCTCAGGTAGTACGTATCTTTATATTTGAAAATATAATTTTTATCCATCCAACCGCCCACTTTTTCCCATCCTTCGCCTGTGATTGTGATAGGTTTGGGTGTTTCAGCAAGCGATATCATATCTTCATTGAGCTTTGCGATATGATAACCTCCGCCTTCTTTGTCACCATACACCAAATAAGGTGTTTTATTTGGATCATCGTCTGTAATAATGGTTGGATCGTGCATGGGTGCGACCAGGGGTTTGCCCAGTGCGTCCATATATTTTCCACCAGGTGAATCGGCCTTCATTACGCCTATACTTCTTTTCCTGTCTGAAAAATAGAAATAGTATTTTCCCTTTCTTTCAGCTGCGTCACCGGCCCAGCAATCTGTAGAGTTGGCACCCATATAATTGTCTTTGGGTGAGATTATGGTTTCCTGTTTCCAGTTTACAAGATCAGAGGTAGAGAATACTCTCCAGTCTTTCATTATCCAGGTGGTATCGGTGGGTTTGTCATCATGCCCGGAATACAGGTATATTTTGTTGTTAAAAACCCTTACATGAGGATCGGAAATGCCCGGTATACCGATTATTGGATTTTGTGCGAGTGCTATACTGCACGACAGAATACTGTACAGACAGATGAATGATCTGTTTAAAATGTTATTTTTTGCCATAAGGATCAATGGTTATGATGCTGCCATCTTTGTTATATCTTAACTCGGTTACTTTAATATTTCTTAAGTGGGTTTTACCATTCGATAATTCGGTATCGTGATAATAAAGCCACCATTTATTTTTAAATTCAACAATGGAGTGATGTGTCGTCCATCCTATTACAGGGAGCAGAACTATCCCCTGATAGATGAACGGGCCATAAGGTGAATCTCCAATTGCATACACTAGTTTATGGGTATCGCCGGTGGAATAAGAAAAATAGTATTTCCCTTTGTATGTGTGTAGCGTTGGCAAAGGATAATATAAAAACTGCAGTTAGAAGGGATTTTAGTGGCAACAGCTTAATAAGTGATTTCATACAGAGATAATTAGAAAGTTAGTTCTTTATGGTTAGGCAGCAGGTGTAATTTATTGTGTATAGAAACATATTATCTTCGTGATTGGAATAATACTTAAAACCCTGTGGCGATAAATTTTATCACTCAACTCCAATATGCACTTGTGCAGTATAGGAAATTGTTATGGAAGATGGTTAGTTTTAATTTAAATAGTTAGTGCAACCGATTGCAATAATAAATTAAATATTACTTGAAAGCAAATTTTTATTGCGAAAACGATGTAGATTTTGAGGTTTGACCTGCTGTTAAATCTACAATAAAGAAAGATGGGATTGTTACCCTGTAGCAATCCCATTCATATTAATATAGTAATTTACACCTGAAACATCACTTTCAGTTGATTCCTTGCGGGATATTATACCTTGTATCAGGGTATAATATCTACTTTTATTGTTTTTGTTATAGAATTTTGTCCAAAACCAGTATCATTTTGCGAAAAGAAGACCATCTCATAGGTTCCTGGTGTTGTAAATTTGTAAGTGAAATTTGCTTTTGGTGAAGCATAAAAACCTTTGGATACGATTTCAGCATTTTCAGTTTTGTTTTTCACTGAAAGTCCAACATCTGGTAAAACTCTTTTTAAATCAATCGGGCCTGTCACAATCCAGCTTTCTGATTCCAGGGCTGTAGCAGCATTTGTATTGCCCCGGATCACAAAACTCTGTGTGCCGGTGTTAGATGAAAGACTTTGTCCGATTTTCGGATCTCCTGCACTACCCCCGTTATATGCCCATTTAATTAAAGAGTTGGACACATTTACGGATCCCCAACCCGGACTTACTGTAAAAGTCGGGAAGGTTGTTGGTACCACAATGGCAGAAGTTAAGATGGTGTAAATAGTACTTCCTGACTTGTGACGTAAATCGATATTTCCAACGGTCCATGTACTTTGTGCTACTCCAGCGGGAGCAGTATATTTAAAAGCCAGCCAGACGGTACCGGAGCCTGTAGTGGTTTCTGTATTCAGGCTGATATCGCCTGATTGAATATTGCTGGCTCCGTTTGCCCATGTTACACGATCGGAGATATCTTTCCAATTAGCCGCAGGTATTGAGAGAGAGTCTTTGTTGTTAAATTGTGTATAGAGCATGTTATCAGTCGAAAGCAACAACTTTAATCCTCCTGACCCGGCAGTACCTCGATTGGTAAAAAATCTCAGTGTATTGTCAGGTGAAGGATCGCTTGTCCTTTCCCGGTTAGCATACATACTTCCAACTTCACCGGAGTAGAATGTAATTCGGTCAGGATTACCCGTAAATTTAAAGTTTAAAGTATCATTCACTTTAAATTGTGTTGCCTTTGTACCAGAATTGGTAAACATTTCCACATCAAATCGGATGGGTTCGGGAGAAATGTTTTTTTCGCATGACATGAACAGAAATAATGCTGGTAATGCCAATAATGTTTTATATGATCGCATATGTTATCACGTTAAGATTAATGATTTTTAATAACCGGGATTTTGCGTAATTTCTTTATTTACCTGAGTTTCTCCTGAAGGAATAGGCCATAGCAGGAATTTATTTCCTCCTGCAAGTGCATTTAATGCAGCCCGGTTAGCATTTGTTAAAGTTGCACCTCCCGGCATTCCGTATGTATTATTGAAATCAATCAGTTCCTGCATTCGTTTGATATAGATTCCCCAGCGGATAAGATCTGTTTTACGAATCGCTTCGAAACAAAGCTCTCTTGCTCTTTCATCCTGAATTTCAGATAAGGTAAGACTTGCAGCCGTAAGATCTACAGCTGGATAAGGGGTATTTAAATCCTTACCATATCCTCTTCTTCTTACCTGATTGATGGCATCTAACGCTATTTGAGTAGGTCCGTTCACCATAAACTCGGCTTCACATATCATTAACAAGACGTCGGAGTATCTTAATACCGGAAAATTGATCTGAGTAGACCAGTTAGGCTTCACATTAAACCCGGGTCCCAAAGCTTCGTATTCTCTTCTCCATTTACCTACAGACCTGCTAAGCAGATCATTGGATGCATAAAATACTCTTCGGGGAGCTCCTGCCGCTCCTCCATCTCCCATATTAACATAAGGAGCTATTGCCCAGTCTCTTCTCAGGTCACCTTCAGCATATTTGCTGTATAAATATTGTTGGGCATTGATAGTAGGTGCAGTTCTTCCGTAAATGGGATCATTGTTTCCATTCCTCAAGCCGATCTGAGATCCAATGTACCCTGTCTTACCGGCAGCTATACCCTGAATAAAATAATCTACTTCCCAGATACTTTCTCTCACATCATAGCGATTTGTCAGTTCATTCAGAAATACCTGCGCATAACCATTGTTAGCATAGGCAGGATTTCCGTTAGTAGCAGGATATTGTAGAGTCATTCCTCTTAAGTTCACTACATTCGGGTTTGCGTCATTGGTAGAGAGTAAGGTGTGAAAGCCTGAAGACTGCACTTTTTTAGCCCATGAAAGGGCATCTGCATACTTGCTTTTGTCGTATAACGGATAGCCCGCCATCTTGAGACATACTCTTGCTAGGATACCTTGTGCAGCAGATTTAGACACTCTGCTTGAAGCTGACTTTAATTCCGGAGAGTTGATGTCAACCAGATCAGGCTCAGCTTCGGTCATATCTTTTAAGATCTGATCGTATACTTCTTTTTCTGTTGCGCGCGGAAAATCTACTTTATCGGGATCTTTACTCGATTCTATTTTTATGGGTATACCTCCGAAATATTGGGCAAGTAAAAAATGATAATATCCTCTCATAAATTTTGCTTCGGCTTTTACCATGACAATAAATTTGGCGTCAGCATTGGCTTTGTCGGCGTACTCCAACAACAGATTAGAACGTTCTATTCCGGTATAACAATGTTGCCAGAACGCATTTATCTTGTTGTGTGTATAGGTTTGGAGATTCATGGATACATCATTTGCTATACCGGAAAAATATATGCCAAATCCTTCATCTGTAGCACCTTGAGATTGTATAGATAATAATTCTCCATATACCTCATACAAACCCAAAGGGCCGTAAACACCGGCAAGTGCAGAAGTAAGCTCTTCTTTATTTTGATAGTAGTTGGCTGGCGGTACAAAATCCTGAGGTGTAGTTTCTAAAAATTTTGTACAGCTTATAGTTGATAATAACAAAGCGCCTGAGCATATGAATATGACTTTTTTCTGTTTAAATTGAAATAAAGCAGAAATAAATTGGATTAAGTTGTTCATAATTTCTTTATTGATTAAAATGTAGCATTTAGTCCTAATGTGAAAGTCCTGGACTGAGGGTATCCGCTCCAGTCGAACCCTGGTGTCAGCACACTGTTATAGGTACTGATTTCGGGATCCAAACCTGAATAGCCTGTCAGCGTTAATAAATTCTGTCCGGAAAAATGTATTCTTAATTTTTGAAGTTTCATTTTGTTTGTGATTGTCGCAGGCAGACTATAGCCAATTGAGACGGTCTTCAGACGTAAATAGGATCCGTCTTCAATTGTCCGGCTAGAGTATGTTCCGCTGGGACCTGCTCCTCCTGTTCTGAAAATTGTAGTATTTGTGTTTTCCGGTGTCCAGCGATTGTTATAGCTCTCAAACTGATTAAATTGGGGGGTATTATTGATGTTCCCCTCAAATATAATCCTGTTCGCATTTTGAATATTGTTACCATAGCTCCATTGCAGGAACAGATTCAGATCAAAATCTTTGTATGAAAAATTATTACCAAAACCGCCGGTATGTATAGGAAGTCCGCGACCTATTACAGTATAATCTTCCGCATTGACTATGCCATCACCATTGAGGTCTTTGAACTTAATATCTCCGGGCTGTATAGACGCTCTGTTATTTCCGTTTGTAGGGACATTATCTTTTAATACCCAATGGCTTCCTTGTCCCGGAAATCCGGCAGATGTATTGAGAGCTGTTGTGTAATTAAAATCTTCATACTGATAGACGCCATCCCATACCAGACCATACATTTGTCCGATAGGCTGCCCTACCTTTGAAAGGTAGGATGGGGTATTTGAAAACTGTGCATCGAACCCTGTAGTCGACGGGATTGATTCCTGATTTTGAGCGAGGGCAAGAATTTTACTCTGATTCCATGAAATGTTAAAATTACTGGTCCATCTGAAATCAGCTGTTTGTACATTAGTCGTTGTAAGTCCAATTTCAAGCCCTTGATTTTGCATACTTCCGATATTTTTAAATACGGAGCGGTATCCCTGTACTAACGGAACTGCTGCGTTGAGCAATAAATCTTTTGTTTTTTTGCGATAGACATCTACTGTAAGAGCAATACGCCCTTTGAATACTCCCAGATCAAGGCCGATATTTGTTTGCTCTGTTGTTTCCCAGCGTAACTGCGGATTTCCGAAAGAACTGGGATATGCAAAAGGAGGAACTTCATTTGCAAAAATAGCTCCGTCAGAACTATGTGCTACAACTGGTGTGAGTATACCCATTCTTGAATAGGTCGCAAAATCACTGACACGATTGTTACCTGTCTGTCCGTAGCTCGCCCTAAGTGCTCCGTTTGATAACCATTGCGTATCTTTAAGAAAAGATTCATTGAAAAAGTTCCATTTCACTGCACCAGACCAAAAATTCCCCCATTTATTATCGGGACCAAATTTGGATGACCCATCGGCTCTGTAGGAGAACGTTAAGAAATATTTAGAATCGTAGTTGTAGTTAGCCCTTGCCATAAAGGAGGCCAGTGTCCAGTTTGATTTTGAAGAGAGTACATTCTGAGGAGTTCCTTGCGATAGCCCTGCTATACCTAATTCAGGCTTTGGCAATTTGACTGCTGCGGCACCATCCTGTGTATAAAGTCCTCCCTGTTCACTAATTACTCCTGTCATTGTCAGATTATGTTTTTCGACAAAACTCTTATTCCATGTCAGTATATTTTCGTTTGACCATCCGGTAAATTCACTATTGGTTACCGAACCATTCACTCCATAAGTAGATCCATTGGCTGTAAGCGGGCTGCCTTCCGCTGTCTGGGCATCATTAAATTGTATCTCTTTACGAGCCCATTGATTGATTCCTCCTGTAATACGTAATTTCAAATCCTTCAGGATGTCAATATCTATATAGGCATTGGCATTGAGTGAATTGGTGATGTTGTCTCTTACGCGATGCTGTTGATTGATGAGCGGATTGATGATATATTGATTGGCTATACTGCTCGTATTCCATTGTGCAGGATCTAGAAAATCTGTTTCCAGATCGACTGTTTGACTTCCGTCCTTTCCTAAAGGGGAAACAGGGCGATATCCCCACATGGTGTAGAAAGGTGACATTTGTGCTGTGAAATATCCACTGATATTTGCCGGAACCGGCGAACCTCCCCATCCTTTCTGGTTGGCATAGTTTACATCTGCACCAATTTTAAATATCCTTGAAATAACTTGTTCCAGATTTATTCTTCCCTGATATCGGCGAAATCCCGAATTGATCAAGACACCATCCTGATCGAGTATGCCACCTGATAGGGAATACTTGGTTTTATCTGTACCTCCGCGAATACTGATATCGTAATTCTGCATTGGACTGTTAAGAAACATACTCCGCTGAAAATCTGTTCCTTCAATGTTTCTGTAGTCTTCAATCATGGCGTTACGAAAATAAATGGAATCTGTTACTGTACCGGGACCCAATATACCTGAGACAGGATTACGATACAGATTGTTCGTCAGAATATCTCGTTCTGACTGATAGTTTAGAAAATCTTCAGGACTCATCAGTTTCATCGTTTTTCCAATCTTCTGCCATCCGTAACTTCCATTGAAAGTAACCACAGGAGGACCTGCCTTACCTTTTTTTGTCGTGACGAGAATAACGCCATTCGCACCTCTGGCTCCATATATAGCAGTGGCTGATGCATCTTTAAGCACTTCCACACTTTCTATATCATTTGGATTTATAGAGGTGGCGTTGGCATCTTCCATTGGAAAGCCATCTACAACCCAAAGAGGAGAGTTGCTTTGACTTATAGAATTGTTACCCCTGATTACAATATTTGGCGTACTTCCGGGTTGACCTCCGGGAGCACTTACAACCACTCCAGCTACACGTCCTGCCAACGCATCTGTAAAATTTCCTACCGGAGCCTTTTGCATATCTTCTACCGGAGCTTTAGCTATAGAGCCTGTCAAATCTGAACGCTTCTGAGTACCATAACCCACTACGATAACTTCATTGAGACCTGTTGCATCTGTCTGTAACGTAAATGATAATCTGGGATTGCCAGCTTTCACTGTAATATCAGTACGGGTAGGTATGTAACCAAGGTAGGATAGCTGCAGGGTATATGTACCATGCGGCACGTCTTCAATAGCAAACTCTCCCTTCTTATCTGATGAAGTTGTTTTTTTGAGTTGAACAATGAGTATAGAGGCTCCTTCTAAGGGATTACCCTGTTCATCTTTGACGATTCCCCGAATAGTTTCCTTTTTCTGTTGTCCTGGCTGAGGTGTCGCCGAGGCATTGCCCGTGATTGTAATTAGCATCAGCAGAAAACTGAAAAATAAAGAGACGGTGTACTTTTTCAAAACAGGACACATTCCAGGTGAAGTCATGTTTGAGTAGGGCATTCTCTTTCTTTTTCCAAATTTTCTGCAGCATAATGTTAGCGACATTTCATTTTTCAGGTGATTTTTTTTTGTCATAATACTAAGCGTTAATATGGTATTTGGTTATTTATGCTATCGTCAATTGTACCTGATCAGTTATCATAATCATCCACCTCTTATTACAAGAAAATTGGAGCTATAAAGAATAACAAATAAGATTAGTTAGTTTACTTTATTTACTATTCCCGATAAATATTAAAAGCGTATTGAAACGATATAATTAGTTAGTTGTGCGATTTATATTGTATGTGCAACCGATTGCAATAATATATTTATTTTTCTTCTCATGCAAATATATATTGCGAAATCGATGTAGTGATATGTCGCATATTAGGAAAGAAAAGATGAATAAAACAGGGGAGTAGTTAGATGGAGTGGTATTAATGTGAGGATAATTATCAGTGCGGGGGAAGGAAAATGCACTATTAGGTTCAATACAGAATATAAATCCATGCTGCCAGACTGCTGTAATAAAAAAGGGATTGCTATTATCTAGCAATCCCTTTCTAACATTAAGTAATGATCGTTATTGAAACATTACTCTAAGATTGATGCCAAAGTTGGTATAAGAAGTTGCGTAATTCTGAGAGGTATATGGTCTTACAGAATTCGTATTCAGGAACAGACGTATGTTGTAGGTCTGATTCAGCATATAATCTAATGTAGGATTGAAGCTAATACTTTTGTTACCTGCGGATACTTCCGAACGATTCAGGTCAGATCTGTAGACCAGTGTTTTACGATCATTGATCGCTACATCCAGTTTAAAATTAAGATCGTTATTCATTTTTCTGTCGCTGAACCAGCCGAATGGCAATCTGAAGTTATTCTTTCTGAATCCAACTCCCAGCACAAATGCTTCTTCAGTCAAAATTGCCATCTGGCTATTCTGCAGACTGAAGTTTACATTGCGGTTTTTGCGGTATTCTGAGGTTGCTGATATGTTGTTTTTGAAGCGGGCATCTAAACCTACCAAAGGCACAAACTGATCAATAATAGAGATCTGCTGGAACTGATTTTTCGGCAGGAAGTTATTATTAATATCTCTCTCCGAAGGTGCACCTGCATTTTCTTCATAGCGTATCACTGAGCTGTACCCGCTGATTGTATATTGTGAAGCATAGCTGTGCAGAACTGTTAATGAAGAAAATACATCGCTCAATCCCGGTAGCTTGCCAAGCCCGTTGTAGCTGACACGCCAGTTAGGAAGTGGAGTACGTGGTATGCTGCTCAGCTTATTCTTGCTGACATCTTTTCCAAGGTAGGTAGATAAGAAGGCATTCACGACAACATCCTGTTGTGCTTTTCCATAACCATCTGCATAGAAGTCTGCACTTTGTCCTACCGAGTTGGCGTTGGTTTGTGCGAGACGCTGGGAAGCTACCATACGGCTTTCTTCAAACTTTTGGAACAGATCCTGATGATTTTTGAATGCAGTAGTGATGGCAATCTGCGTAATACTGTAGT
The Sphingobacterium spiritivorum genome window above contains:
- a CDS encoding DUF5017 domain-containing protein, encoding MRSYKTLLALPALFLFMSCEKNISPEPIRFDVEMFTNSGTKATQFKVNDTLNFKFTGNPDRITFYSGEVGSMYANRERTSDPSPDNTLRFFTNRGTAGSGGLKLLLSTDNMLYTQFNNKDSLSIPAANWKDISDRVTWANGASNIQSGDISLNTETTTGSGTVWLAFKYTAPAGVAQSTWTVGNIDLRHKSGSTIYTILTSAIVVPTTFPTFTVSPGWGSVNVSNSLIKWAYNGGSAGDPKIGQSLSSNTGTQSFVIRGNTNAATALESESWIVTGPIDLKRVLPDVGLSVKNKTENAEIVSKGFYASPKANFTYKFTTPGTYEMVFFSQNDTGFGQNSITKTIKVDIIP
- a CDS encoding family 43 glycosylhydrolase; this translates as MAKNNILNRSFICLYSILSCSIALAQNPIIGIPGISDPHVRVFNNKIYLYSGHDDKPTDTTWIMKDWRVFSTSDLVNWKQETIISPKDNYMGANSTDCWAGDAAERKGKYYFYFSDRKRSIGVMKADSPGGKYMDALGKPLVAPMHDPTIITDDDPNKTPYLVYGDKEGGGYHIAKLNEDMISLAETPKPITITGEGWEKVGGWMDKNYIFKYKDTYYLSWGTEYAVSKNIYGPYTGAGSTGKGHHLGVLAHSSFFWWKGQFYHAWCYYLKQGYKFRSTIITYCHFDDQGRLVTDTDFLDKHFANGVGQYDAGWPKIEAEWFYEKDSLTRKQSSADGGFELAGMHNGGWIRFANVDMTSSGKQFTAQLAGLSPKGKLEVRTGSISGPLIGTIKSVANKSKSPNQYQILSCNINPPKGKTDIFLVYKDADKKAALSLDWISFNQKTGSRNTDHKK
- a CDS encoding SusC/RagA family TonB-linked outer membrane protein, encoding MLITITGNASATPQPGQQKKETIRGIVKDEQGNPLEGASILIVQLKKTTSSDKKGEFAIEDVPHGTYTLQLSYLGYIPTRTDITVKAGNPRLSFTLQTDATGLNEVIVVGYGTQKRSDLTGSIAKAPVEDMQKAPVGNFTDALAGRVAGVVVSAPGGQPGSTPNIVIRGNNSISQSNSPLWVVDGFPMEDANATSINPNDIESVEVLKDASATAIYGARGANGVILVTTKKGKAGPPVVTFNGSYGWQKIGKTMKLMSPEDFLNYQSERDILTNNLYRNPVSGILGPGTVTDSIYFRNAMIEDYRNIEGTDFQRSMFLNSPMQNYDISIRGGTDKTKYSLSGGILDQDGVLINSGFRRYQGRINLEQVISRIFKIGADVNYANQKGWGGSPVPANISGYFTAQMSPFYTMWGYRPVSPLGKDGSQTVDLETDFLDPAQWNTSSIANQYIINPLINQQHRVRDNITNSLNANAYIDIDILKDLKLRITGGINQWARKEIQFNDAQTAEGSPLTANGSTYGVNGSVTNSEFTGWSNENILTWNKSFVEKHNLTMTGVISEQGGLYTQDGAAAVKLPKPELGIAGLSQGTPQNVLSSKSNWTLASFMARANYNYDSKYFLTFSYRADGSSKFGPDNKWGNFWSGAVKWNFFNESFLKDTQWLSNGALRASYGQTGNNRVSDFATYSRMGILTPVVAHSSDGAIFANEVPPFAYPSSFGNPQLRWETTEQTNIGLDLGVFKGRIALTVDVYRKKTKDLLLNAAVPLVQGYRSVFKNIGSMQNQGLEIGLTTTNVQTADFRWTSNFNISWNQSKILALAQNQESIPSTTGFDAQFSNTPSYLSKVGQPIGQMYGLVWDGVYQYEDFNYTTALNTSAGFPGQGSHWVLKDNVPTNGNNRASIQPGDIKFKDLNGDGIVNAEDYTVIGRGLPIHTGGFGNNFSYKDFDLNLFLQWSYGNNIQNANRIIFEGNINNTPQFNQFESYNNRWTPENTNTTIFRTGGAGPSGTYSSRTIEDGSYLRLKTVSIGYSLPATITNKMKLQKLRIHFSGQNLLTLTGYSGLDPEISTYNSVLTPGFDWSGYPQSRTFTLGLNATF
- a CDS encoding RagB/SusD family nutrient uptake outer membrane protein, encoding MNNLIQFISALFQFKQKKVIFICSGALLLSTISCTKFLETTPQDFVPPANYYQNKEELTSALAGVYGPLGLYEVYGELLSIQSQGATDEGFGIYFSGIANDVSMNLQTYTHNKINAFWQHCYTGIERSNLLLEYADKANADAKFIVMVKAEAKFMRGYYHFLLAQYFGGIPIKIESSKDPDKVDFPRATEKEVYDQILKDMTEAEPDLVDINSPELKSASSRVSKSAAQGILARVCLKMAGYPLYDKSKYADALSWAKKVQSSGFHTLLSTNDANPNVVNLRGMTLQYPATNGNPAYANNGYAQVFLNELTNRYDVRESIWEVDYFIQGIAAGKTGYIGSQIGLRNGNNDPIYGRTAPTINAQQYLYSKYAEGDLRRDWAIAPYVNMGDGGAAGAPRRVFYASNDLLSRSVGKWRREYEALGPGFNVKPNWSTQINFPVLRYSDVLLMICEAEFMVNGPTQIALDAINQVRRRGYGKDLNTPYPAVDLTAASLTLSEIQDERARELCFEAIRKTDLIRWGIYIKRMQELIDFNNTYGMPGGATLTNANRAALNALAGGNKFLLWPIPSGETQVNKEITQNPGY